A DNA window from Arachis duranensis cultivar V14167 chromosome 3, aradu.V14167.gnm2.J7QH, whole genome shotgun sequence contains the following coding sequences:
- the LOC107479137 gene encoding uncharacterized protein LOC107479137: protein MAITPSSSESHTPTPKTILQPPSQPSLPPPQTPAENTECVKCDSCGFSEDCTPAYITRLRHRYQGRWLCGLCIEAVKEESMRSERDISTEEALNRHMKVCTQFRTLLSVPSLHETEHPISALGRVILRRMDSSPRRHLRSNSVGSMHPVNAVGPSSSLLRTGSCFPSLSR from the exons ATGGCAATCACACCATCAAGCTCCGAATCTCACACACCTACACCGAAAACCATTCTACAGCCGCCTTCACAGCCGTCGCTGCCACCACCACAGACACCAGCCGAGAACACCGAGTGCGTAAAATGCGACTCGTGCGGCTTCAGTGAGGACTGCACCCCTGCATACATCACTCGCCTTCGCCACAG GTACCAAGGTCGGTGGCTGTGTGGGTTATGCATTGAAGCAGTGAAGGAAGAATCAATGAGGTCAGAGAGGGACATATCAACGGAGGAAGCTCTTAACCGCCACATGAAGGTCTGCACGCAGTTTAGAACGCTGTTGTCGGTGCCTTCTTTGCATGAAACGGAGCATCCAATCTCCGCTCTCGGCCGCGTCATTCTCCGGCGAATGGACTCTTCCCCGCGGAGGCATCTCAGGTCCAACTCCGTTGGCTCTATGCATCCTGTCAATGCCGTTGGACCATCGTCCTCTCTCCTTCGAACTGGTAGTTGcttcccttctctctctcgTTAG